One region of Polaribacter pectinis genomic DNA includes:
- a CDS encoding leucine-rich repeat domain-containing protein: MKKNLTILILLICFSCLKNNKDKVVKKNISLVTELDLCSNYDMKWSKPHYISQLFWRLNSTKQTLSLKDSLINKLKIVRLDISSSNLKSLPQELFLFENLEELDISNNKFEDTEQLILDLKKLPNLKLLAFRYSKLKKLPENIGILNNLEGISLDGNILRSAESIGELNNLKYLSFRRNKKLKELPSSINKLKCLQLLDVSGSGIERLRDELSECIQLKSILANASKISFITENIGDLFNLRNLNLGYNKLKNIPTTIGDLEFLEDLSLGSNEIEFLPESVSKLQNLDAIGLEYNRFKEFPKSVLKLNKLRLLKLHNNNIPEIPIEVAKLPFLSLLYVDHEVISDDNINQLKEKNKKLKVKRHDALRRAPGKIKRKI; encoded by the coding sequence ATGAAAAAGAATCTTACTATATTAATTCTCCTTATTTGTTTCAGTTGTTTGAAAAACAATAAAGATAAAGTTGTTAAAAAAAATATAAGTTTAGTGACTGAATTAGACTTATGTTCGAATTACGATATGAAATGGTCTAAACCCCATTATATTTCTCAACTTTTTTGGAGGTTAAACTCAACAAAGCAAACATTAAGTTTAAAAGATTCTTTAATTAATAAATTAAAAATTGTTAGATTAGATATCAGTTCTTCTAATCTAAAATCACTTCCACAAGAGTTATTTCTTTTCGAAAACTTGGAAGAATTAGATATATCAAATAATAAGTTTGAAGATACTGAACAACTTATATTAGATTTAAAGAAATTGCCAAACTTAAAATTACTAGCTTTTAGATATTCAAAACTAAAGAAATTACCAGAAAATATAGGAATATTAAATAATTTAGAAGGGATTTCACTCGATGGTAATATATTAAGGAGTGCAGAAAGTATAGGAGAGCTAAATAATCTTAAATATTTAAGTTTTAGAAGAAATAAAAAGCTTAAAGAATTACCATCGTCAATTAATAAATTAAAATGTCTGCAATTACTTGATGTTTCTGGAAGTGGTATTGAAAGATTGAGAGATGAATTATCTGAATGTATTCAGCTTAAAAGCATATTAGCTAATGCTTCTAAAATAAGTTTTATAACAGAAAATATAGGAGATTTATTTAATTTGAGAAACTTAAATCTTGGTTACAATAAGCTTAAAAATATTCCTACCACAATTGGGGATTTGGAATTTTTAGAAGATTTAAGTTTAGGTTCTAATGAAATTGAATTTTTACCAGAATCTGTATCTAAACTACAAAATTTAGATGCAATAGGTTTAGAATATAATAGATTTAAAGAATTTCCAAAATCAGTATTAAAATTAAATAAATTAAGATTATTAAAACTACACAATAATAATATACCAGAAATTCCTATTGAAGTAGCGAAACTTCCATTCCTATCTTTGTTATATGTTGATCACGAAGTTATTTCAGATGATAATATTAACCAACTTAAAGAAAAGAATAAAAAGTTAAAAGTAAAAAGACATGACGCTTTAAGAAGAGCTCCTGGGAAGATAAAAAGAAAAATATAA
- the hemW gene encoding radical SAM family heme chaperone HemW has protein sequence MSGIYIHIPFCKQACFYCDFHFSTSLKKKEEMISSLVKEIEIRKDELENKIVETIYFGGGTPSVLNISEIQVLIDAVYNNFEVVENPEITLEANPDDLSEEKIIELSKSPINRLSIGVQSFFEKDLKLMNRAHNSEEAKNCLQIASQYFTNISVDLIYGIPDCTNEEWRENIQTALSFGIPHISSYALTVEPKTALETLIAKGKIKNVDEEKAQEQFYVLIEELEKANFIHYELSNFGKENFFSKNNSSYWLGKSYLGIGPSAHSFDGKQRSWNVRNNAKYIKSIQENNLPVEREILSKTDNYNEYIMTGLRTIWGVSLDKIKNDFGEKHLQYLENQSKKYIEQELLEIKITSTGIKKLSTTKKGKFLVDGIASDLFMLN, from the coding sequence ATGTCTGGTATTTATATACATATCCCTTTCTGCAAACAAGCTTGTTTCTATTGCGACTTTCATTTCTCTACTTCATTAAAAAAAAAGGAAGAAATGATTTCTTCACTTGTAAAAGAAATTGAAATCAGAAAAGACGAATTAGAGAATAAAATTGTTGAAACTATATATTTTGGAGGAGGAACGCCATCTGTTTTAAATATCTCAGAAATTCAGGTTTTAATTGATGCTGTTTATAATAATTTCGAAGTTGTAGAAAACCCTGAAATTACATTAGAAGCTAATCCTGATGATTTATCTGAAGAAAAAATTATTGAACTTTCGAAATCGCCAATTAATCGATTAAGTATTGGAGTTCAATCTTTTTTTGAGAAAGATTTAAAGTTAATGAACCGTGCTCACAATTCAGAAGAAGCTAAAAATTGTTTGCAAATTGCTTCGCAATATTTTACAAATATTTCAGTCGATTTAATATACGGAATTCCAGATTGCACAAATGAAGAATGGCGAGAAAATATACAAACGGCTTTGAGTTTTGGAATTCCACATATTTCCAGTTACGCATTAACAGTTGAGCCAAAAACGGCTTTAGAAACGCTAATAGCAAAAGGAAAAATTAAAAATGTTGATGAAGAAAAAGCGCAAGAACAGTTTTATGTTTTAATTGAAGAGTTAGAAAAGGCAAACTTTATTCATTATGAATTATCAAATTTCGGAAAGGAAAATTTTTTCAGTAAAAATAATTCTTCTTATTGGTTGGGGAAATCTTATTTAGGAATTGGACCCTCTGCACATTCTTTCGATGGAAAACAACGAAGTTGGAATGTTCGAAACAATGCCAAATATATAAAGTCCATTCAAGAAAATAATTTGCCAGTTGAAAGGGAAATTTTATCTAAAACCGACAATTATAACGAATATATAATGACTGGTTTAAGAACTATTTGGGGAGTTTCTTTGGATAAAATAAAAAATGATTTTGGAGAAAAACATCTACAATATTTAGAGAATCAATCTAAAAAATACATAGAGCAAGAGTTGTTAGAAATAAAGATTACTTCAACAGGAATAAAGAAATTATCAACTACAAAAAAAGGAAAATTTTTAGTTGATGGAATTGCATCAGATTTATTTATGCTGAATTAG
- a CDS encoding cyclase family protein: MKATIEYNSRKIVVNISNPLDISIPIDVSKENVNAWYVEDPKIFPEEIDGEKVKVSEGAVVNFNNIHFNPHSHITHTECVGHITEKVHSVNKNLKYYIFLAEVVTVAPESKGKDLVISAKQLKTALGNKKRDAIVIRTIPNLSDKKSMKYSNTNPPYLLEEAAIYLREKGIKHLLIDLPSVDKEKDDGELLCHNAFWNTAGKLRMDATITEFIYVPNSVEDGEYLLNLMIAPFENDATPSKPVLYKIIN; this comes from the coding sequence ATGAAAGCAACCATAGAATACAATTCCAGAAAAATAGTAGTAAATATCTCTAATCCATTAGATATTTCAATTCCAATAGATGTTTCTAAAGAGAATGTAAATGCTTGGTATGTAGAAGATCCAAAAATTTTTCCAGAAGAAATTGATGGGGAAAAGGTAAAGGTTTCTGAAGGTGCAGTTGTAAACTTTAACAATATTCATTTCAATCCTCATTCGCACATTACACATACAGAATGTGTTGGTCATATTACAGAAAAAGTGCACTCTGTAAACAAAAATCTAAAATATTATATTTTTCTAGCAGAAGTTGTTACAGTTGCGCCAGAAAGTAAAGGAAAAGATTTAGTAATTTCTGCAAAACAACTTAAAACTGCTTTAGGTAATAAGAAAAGAGATGCAATAGTAATTCGAACAATTCCGAATTTATCTGACAAGAAATCGATGAAATACTCGAATACAAATCCGCCTTATTTATTAGAAGAAGCAGCTATTTATTTACGAGAAAAAGGAATTAAACATTTACTAATTGATTTACCTTCAGTAGATAAGGAAAAAGATGATGGCGAATTATTATGTCATAATGCATTTTGGAATACTGCAGGAAAGTTAAGAATGGATGCTACAATTACCGAGTTTATTTATGTGCCAAATTCAGTTGAAGATGGAGAATATTTATTGAATTTAATGATTGCTCCTTTTGAGAATGATGCAACTCCAAGCAAGCCAGTTTTGTATAAAATAATCAATTAA
- a CDS encoding alpha/beta fold hydrolase, with protein sequence MKNRFKKKYVFYGFLILLILLIKGGIYADISVEDLKSEFANEHSKYVEIDGMQVHYRDEGTGFPIVLVHGTGSSLHTWNSWTKELTKNYRVIRMDLPAFGITGPNKNADYSIKSYTKFLSDFLKKMNLSIFYLAGNSLGGNIAWNYTAENPDKVEKLILVDASGLPTNKPQPWIFKMAKTPIINSMFLYFTPKFVIKQNMEQVYADDSKITDSLITRYHKMALRVGNREAFIDRAKIDFKPTEKANTDKLKSIQTQTLLIWGAQDTWIPLDNGKRMDRILPNSKLVVLENSGHVPMEENPNESLHILKDFLDE encoded by the coding sequence ATGAAGAATAGATTTAAAAAAAAGTATGTTTTTTACGGATTTTTAATTCTATTAATCCTACTGATAAAAGGTGGAATATATGCTGATATTTCTGTAGAAGATTTAAAAAGTGAGTTTGCAAATGAACATTCTAAGTATGTAGAAATCGATGGAATGCAGGTTCATTATAGAGATGAAGGAACAGGTTTTCCAATAGTTTTAGTTCATGGAACAGGTTCTTCATTGCATACTTGGAATTCTTGGACAAAAGAGCTCACAAAAAATTACAGAGTTATAAGGATGGATTTGCCAGCTTTTGGTATTACAGGTCCAAATAAAAATGCAGATTATTCTATAAAGAGTTACACAAAGTTTTTAAGTGATTTTTTAAAGAAAATGAATCTCTCTATATTTTATTTAGCAGGAAATTCTTTAGGTGGAAATATTGCTTGGAATTACACAGCAGAAAACCCAGATAAAGTTGAAAAACTAATTTTAGTAGATGCAAGTGGTTTGCCAACAAATAAACCACAACCTTGGATTTTTAAAATGGCAAAAACACCAATTATAAATTCGATGTTTTTATATTTTACCCCAAAATTTGTCATCAAACAAAATATGGAACAAGTATATGCAGATGATTCTAAAATTACAGATTCTTTAATTACACGTTATCATAAAATGGCTTTGAGAGTTGGCAATAGAGAAGCTTTTATAGACAGAGCAAAAATTGATTTTAAACCAACAGAAAAAGCAAATACAGATAAATTAAAAAGTATACAAACACAAACATTATTAATTTGGGGAGCACAAGATACTTGGATTCCTTTAGATAATGGAAAAAGAATGGATCGTATTTTACCCAACTCTAAATTGGTTGTTCTAGAAAATTCTGGTCACGTTCCAATGGAAGAAAATCCAAATGAAAGTTTACATATTTTAAAAGATTTTTTGGATGAGTGA
- a CDS encoding CorA family divalent cation transporter, translating into MENEFLNRSSIINYSSKNYEKTNTSLISEIIFTKNDDNTQWLNTYGIKYQESFKKVIHQNKLDDFLIKLLSDEEHPNKVILLDGLLFVTTRVLITQSSKFESEQMIFIVSPDYLWSIQEKQGDYFNWIRERLEGNKGIVRKKKADYLLFLLLESIIDNYQDTYQENAELSSDQLSSGNIKPTPEFTSLVEKRKQELFNFKKATISLKDTIVKLEKIEIKGFNVKYFSELKEQTNNLISNIDFELQELESKINLIFSIQGHRLNEVMKTLTILSVIFIPLTFLAGIYGMNFENIPELKSQYGYFILLGVMVLVTIISVWYFKRKKWF; encoded by the coding sequence ATGGAAAATGAATTTCTAAATAGATCATCTATTATTAATTATTCGAGTAAAAACTATGAAAAAACGAATACTTCGTTAATTTCTGAAATAATTTTTACTAAAAATGATGACAACACTCAATGGCTTAATACCTATGGAATTAAGTATCAAGAGTCTTTTAAGAAGGTTATTCATCAAAATAAATTAGACGATTTTTTAATAAAATTATTGAGTGATGAAGAACACCCAAATAAAGTAATTTTATTGGATGGTTTGTTATTTGTAACTACTCGTGTCTTAATTACACAAAGTTCTAAATTTGAATCTGAACAAATGATTTTTATTGTTTCTCCTGATTATTTATGGTCTATTCAAGAAAAACAAGGAGATTATTTTAATTGGATTCGTGAACGTTTAGAAGGTAATAAAGGAATTGTTAGAAAGAAAAAAGCTGATTATTTATTATTTTTATTATTGGAATCTATAATTGATAACTACCAAGATACCTACCAAGAAAACGCTGAATTAAGTTCAGATCAATTGAGTTCTGGGAATATAAAACCTACACCAGAATTTACTTCTTTGGTTGAAAAAAGAAAGCAAGAATTATTCAATTTTAAAAAAGCGACTATTAGTTTAAAAGACACAATTGTTAAATTAGAAAAGATTGAAATTAAAGGTTTTAACGTAAAATATTTTAGCGAATTAAAAGAACAAACCAATAACTTAATTTCGAATATCGATTTTGAATTACAAGAATTAGAAAGTAAAATAAATTTAATCTTTAGTATTCAAGGTCATCGTTTAAATGAAGTAATGAAAACATTGACAATTCTTTCTGTAATCTTTATTCCGCTTACGTTTTTAGCTGGAATTTACGGAATGAATTTCGAGAACATACCAGAGTTAAAATCTCAATATGGGTATTTTATTTTATTAGGTGTTATGGTTTTAGTTACCATTATTTCTGTTTGGTATTTTAAACGAAAGAAGTGGTTTTAA
- a CDS encoding MmcQ/YjbR family DNA-binding protein: MHIEQLRDFCIAKKGVTEHFPFDDVTLVFKVMGKMFALVGLERWEKGETKINLKCNPEKAEELRGEYEGIEPGFHMSKKHWNTVIINSSDVSDDLVRELINHSYNLVVKGLTKKLQAELESL, from the coding sequence ATGCACATAGAACAATTAAGAGATTTCTGTATTGCTAAAAAAGGAGTAACAGAACATTTTCCTTTTGATGATGTAACCTTGGTTTTTAAAGTGATGGGAAAAATGTTTGCTTTAGTAGGTTTAGAAAGATGGGAAAAAGGTGAAACTAAAATAAATTTAAAATGTAATCCAGAAAAAGCGGAAGAATTACGAGGAGAATATGAAGGAATTGAGCCAGGTTTTCACATGAGTAAAAAACATTGGAATACTGTAATTATAAATTCTTCGGATGTTTCAGATGATTTGGTAAGAGAATTAATAAACCATTCATATAATTTAGTTGTAAAAGGATTAACCAAAAAACTACAAGCTGAACTTGAGAGTTTATAA
- a CDS encoding DUF3781 domain-containing protein encodes MIDKEEIIKKHCYTELVYERINKKLCINFSKAEIEKLLCKVLSETSLENYFKKGKNFYVFNENYQIKITVNSNTFRIITVDKI; translated from the coding sequence ATGATTGATAAAGAAGAAATTATAAAGAAACATTGCTATACAGAATTAGTTTATGAAAGAATTAATAAAAAGCTGTGCATAAATTTTTCTAAAGCAGAAATAGAAAAATTATTATGTAAGGTTCTTTCAGAAACATCTTTAGAAAACTATTTTAAAAAAGGAAAGAATTTTTATGTTTTTAATGAAAATTATCAAATAAAAATAACAGTAAATTCTAACACATTTAGAATTATTACAGTTGATAAAATTTAG
- a CDS encoding 5-formyltetrahydrofolate cyclo-ligase produces MKKQELRKIYKQKRTDLTDAEIKEFQENIYKQIFNLDLSEVQTVHLFLSLRKFNEIDTSSIISFLREKGKRIVVSKCNFEDNTLSHFYFDENTVLELNKFGVPEPINTEQVNETVLDLIFVPLLISDKQNFRVGYGKGFYDRFLSNCRKDAKKIGLNFFKPITKIEDVHEFDVALDSVIFPK; encoded by the coding sequence ATGAAAAAGCAAGAGCTAAGAAAAATATACAAACAAAAAAGGACAGATTTAACGGATGCTGAAATTAAAGAATTTCAAGAAAATATTTATAAACAAATTTTTAATTTAGATCTTTCTGAAGTTCAAACGGTTCATTTATTTCTTTCCTTAAGAAAATTTAATGAAATAGATACTTCATCAATTATTAGTTTTTTAAGAGAAAAAGGAAAACGAATAGTTGTAAGTAAATGTAATTTTGAAGACAATACTTTGTCACATTTTTATTTTGATGAAAATACTGTTTTAGAGTTAAATAAATTCGGAGTTCCAGAACCAATAAACACAGAACAAGTTAACGAAACTGTTTTAGATTTAATTTTTGTGCCACTTTTAATTTCTGATAAACAAAACTTTAGAGTTGGTTATGGTAAAGGTTTTTACGACCGATTTTTATCTAATTGTAGAAAAGATGCCAAGAAAATAGGGTTGAACTTCTTTAAACCGATTACAAAAATTGAAGATGTTCACGAATTTGATGTTGCTTTAGATTCTGTTATTTTTCCGAAATAA
- a CDS encoding peptidoglycan DD-metalloendopeptidase family protein, whose protein sequence is MDEKKRYKNFKNWSKNKHFSIKELFPTVEKSAVFHIDLSINNSTVKTFDEFNNPVYFESKLDEIQQKNPTKIIAGGYLEKRALYTSDIYNSLDKNSVEKRNIHLGLDFWLPENTPVHAILEGEVVCTLHQKELKGYGGFIILKHLIDDVEFYTLYGHLSAESVLKFSIGEHIKKGEQIGVLGNYAENGEWVPHLHFQIMLSLLDYKNDFPGVVLESETEFWKNICPNPNLLFKLKGFKEN, encoded by the coding sequence ATGGATGAAAAAAAGAGATATAAGAACTTTAAAAATTGGTCTAAAAACAAACACTTTTCTATAAAAGAATTATTTCCTACGGTTGAAAAAAGTGCTGTTTTTCATATCGATTTAAGTATCAATAACTCAACTGTTAAAACTTTTGATGAGTTTAATAATCCTGTTTATTTTGAAAGTAAACTCGATGAAATTCAGCAAAAAAATCCTACTAAAATTATTGCTGGTGGTTATTTAGAAAAACGTGCTTTATATACTTCTGACATTTATAATTCACTTGATAAAAATAGCGTAGAAAAAAGAAATATTCATTTAGGATTAGATTTTTGGCTACCAGAAAACACGCCAGTTCATGCAATTTTAGAAGGCGAAGTTGTTTGTACACTTCATCAGAAAGAATTAAAAGGTTATGGTGGTTTTATAATTCTAAAACATTTAATTGATGATGTTGAGTTTTATACTTTATATGGTCATCTTTCTGCTGAAAGTGTTTTAAAATTTTCTATTGGAGAACACATTAAAAAAGGAGAGCAAATTGGTGTATTGGGTAATTATGCAGAAAATGGTGAATGGGTTCCTCATTTACATTTTCAAATTATGTTATCGCTTTTAGATTATAAAAATGATTTTCCTGGAGTTGTTTTAGAAAGTGAAACTGAATTTTGGAAAAATATTTGTCCGAATCCGAATTTACTTTTTAAACTGAAAGGTTTTAAAGAAAATTAA
- the ade gene encoding adenine deaminase, whose product MIVQGNIVDIENKRIYKGEVLVKNGKILEVREAAHAKENYILPGFVDAHIHIESSMLVPSEFAKIAVVHGTVATVSDPHEIANVLGVKGVNFMIENGKKVPLKFNFGAPSCVPATSFESAGAIIDSDDIKLMMENPDIKYLAEMMNYPGVLFDDEEVLAKIKHAKNNNKPIDGHAPGLRGKDVTKYISAGISTDHECFSYEEALEKLQKGMKVIIREGSAAKNFEALIDLLPEHFQKMMFCSDDKHPDDLLLGHINQLCERAVTKGIDVFKVLQAACVNPVKHYNLDVGLLQKGNDADFIIVEDLKKFKVLETYINGELVAKNGESYVKHVDFEVLNNFNTDKKKVEEFRFESSSEKIRVIEALDGELVTNNIEANSLIKDGNLVSNTENDVLKMTVVNRYKNDKPAIAFIKNFGLKEGAIASSVGHDSHNIIAVGVSDEAICKAVNLIIENRGGVCAVNSSEEKIVSLPVAGIMSDKSALEIGEKYAELDKMAKEMGSKLRAPYMSLSFMALLVIPSLKLSDKGLFDGTSFKFTSLEIE is encoded by the coding sequence ATGATTGTACAAGGAAACATTGTAGATATAGAAAATAAGAGAATTTATAAAGGAGAAGTTTTAGTAAAAAATGGAAAGATTTTAGAAGTTCGAGAAGCTGCGCATGCTAAAGAAAACTATATTTTACCCGGTTTTGTAGATGCACATATCCACATAGAAAGTTCCATGTTGGTTCCTTCTGAATTTGCAAAAATTGCAGTTGTTCATGGAACAGTAGCAACAGTTTCTGATCCGCATGAAATTGCCAATGTTTTAGGTGTAAAAGGTGTTAATTTTATGATTGAAAATGGAAAAAAAGTTCCGCTGAAATTCAATTTTGGCGCACCAAGTTGTGTACCTGCAACATCTTTTGAAAGTGCTGGTGCAATTATAGATTCTGATGATATTAAATTAATGATGGAAAACCCGGACATTAAATATTTGGCAGAAATGATGAATTATCCTGGTGTTTTATTTGATGATGAAGAAGTTTTAGCAAAAATAAAACATGCGAAAAATAACAACAAACCAATTGATGGACATGCACCAGGTTTACGAGGAAAAGATGTTACAAAATACATTTCTGCAGGAATTTCTACAGATCATGAGTGTTTTTCTTATGAAGAAGCTTTAGAAAAGTTACAAAAAGGAATGAAAGTGATTATTAGAGAAGGTTCTGCTGCAAAAAACTTCGAAGCTTTAATAGATTTATTACCAGAACATTTTCAGAAAATGATGTTTTGTTCAGATGACAAACATCCAGATGATTTGTTGTTAGGGCATATCAATCAATTGTGTGAGCGAGCAGTTACTAAAGGAATTGATGTTTTTAAAGTATTACAAGCTGCTTGTGTAAACCCTGTAAAACACTATAATTTAGACGTTGGTTTATTGCAAAAAGGAAATGATGCAGATTTTATTATTGTTGAAGATTTAAAGAAGTTTAAGGTTTTAGAAACCTATATAAATGGAGAGTTGGTTGCTAAAAATGGAGAGTCATATGTGAAACATGTAGATTTCGAAGTTTTAAACAATTTTAATACAGATAAAAAGAAAGTTGAAGAGTTTAGATTCGAATCTTCATCAGAAAAAATAAGAGTAATTGAAGCTTTAGATGGCGAATTGGTTACAAACAATATTGAAGCAAATTCTTTAATTAAAGATGGAAATTTAGTTTCAAATACAGAAAATGATGTTTTAAAAATGACAGTTGTAAATCGTTATAAAAACGATAAACCAGCAATTGCATTTATAAAAAATTTCGGTTTAAAAGAAGGCGCCATTGCAAGTTCTGTTGGGCACGATTCGCATAATATTATTGCAGTTGGCGTTTCTGACGAAGCAATTTGCAAAGCTGTAAATTTAATTATTGAAAATAGAGGAGGAGTTTGTGCAGTAAATTCATCTGAAGAAAAAATAGTCTCTTTACCAGTTGCAGGAATTATGAGCGACAAATCTGCTCTTGAAATTGGAGAAAAATATGCAGAATTAGATAAAATGGCAAAAGAAATGGGAAGCAAATTAAGAGCACCTTATATGAGTTTGTCTTTTATGGCTTTGTTGGTAATTCCGTCTTTAAAATTGTCTGATAAAGGTTTGTTTGATGGAACTTCCTTCAAGTTTACTTCTTTAGAAATAGAATAA
- a CDS encoding PhnA domain-containing protein codes for MSLQEELENRSGNKCELCTATDSLSVYDVKPTITGGGGMDGSLLACETCITQIDNPEETDANHWRCLNDSMWSEFRAVKVVAWRMLSRLRNEGWPKDLLDMMYLEDDDLRFAKESGDHLDESEKIIHRDANGAILQAGDSVVLIKDLKVKGSSLVAKQGTAVRRISLDHENAKYIEGKVGPTQIVIITDYVKKMAEKE; via the coding sequence ATGAGTTTACAAGAAGAGTTAGAAAACAGAAGTGGAAATAAATGCGAATTATGTACAGCAACAGATAGTTTATCTGTTTACGATGTAAAACCAACTATAACTGGTGGTGGAGGAATGGATGGAAGTTTGTTGGCTTGTGAAACTTGTATAACTCAAATCGATAATCCAGAAGAAACCGACGCAAATCATTGGCGTTGTTTAAACGATTCTATGTGGAGTGAGTTTAGAGCTGTAAAGGTTGTTGCTTGGCGCATGTTGTCTCGTTTAAGAAACGAAGGTTGGCCAAAAGATTTGTTGGATATGATGTATTTGGAAGACGACGATTTACGTTTTGCAAAAGAATCTGGAGATCATTTAGACGAAAGCGAAAAGATAATTCATAGAGATGCAAATGGTGCAATTTTACAGGCTGGAGATTCTGTGGTTTTAATAAAAGATTTAAAAGTTAAAGGTTCTAGTTTGGTTGCAAAACAAGGTACTGCCGTTCGTAGAATTTCTTTAGACCATGAAAATGCAAAATATATAGAAGGTAAAGTTGGCCCGACACAAATTGTAATTATTACAGATTACGTTAAGAAAATGGCGGAAAAAGAATAG
- a CDS encoding DUF4407 domain-containing protein encodes MLKNFFLTCSGVDKNLIENCSNGEQNKYVGIGATVFFTAVMATIAGSYALFTVFDNIFASIFFGLIWGLLIFNLDRFIVSTLKKSDSKWREFLQASPRILLAVIIAIVISKPLELKLFEKEINQVLLTEKNQKTLDNKTEIAAQFTPEIASISSEIEGLKQEINTQEAKTNALYETYIAEAEGRKGTKLLGKGPVYKEKRDKHDASLFALNNLKKENAEKIKNKEADIATLIENQKIYESKTQPIIANFDGLMARINALGKLPWLPSFFIFLLFLAIETSPIFAKLISPKGEYDFKLEDNESAIKTWVKQQVDQRNQLLQADITVNKKVYEDIATEEEIYAYKQKMARDLMKLQADSFYKKQQKML; translated from the coding sequence GTGCTTAAAAATTTCTTTCTTACTTGTTCTGGAGTCGATAAAAACCTAATTGAAAACTGTTCTAATGGAGAACAAAACAAATATGTTGGCATTGGCGCCACAGTTTTTTTCACAGCAGTTATGGCAACCATTGCAGGAAGTTATGCGCTTTTTACAGTATTTGATAATATCTTTGCTTCCATTTTCTTTGGATTAATTTGGGGATTGTTAATCTTTAATCTAGACAGATTTATAGTTTCTACATTAAAAAAATCAGATTCTAAATGGAGAGAATTCCTACAAGCTTCTCCAAGAATTTTATTGGCAGTTATTATTGCCATTGTAATTTCTAAACCTTTAGAATTAAAGTTGTTTGAGAAAGAAATAAATCAGGTTTTATTGACAGAGAAAAACCAAAAGACACTGGATAATAAAACTGAAATTGCAGCACAATTTACTCCAGAAATTGCAAGTATAAGTTCAGAAATTGAGGGCTTAAAACAAGAAATTAATACCCAAGAAGCAAAAACAAATGCTTTATATGAAACCTATATTGCAGAAGCTGAAGGTAGAAAAGGGACCAAATTATTAGGTAAAGGGCCAGTTTATAAAGAAAAAAGAGACAAACACGATGCTTCTTTATTTGCATTAAATAATTTGAAAAAAGAAAACGCAGAAAAAATTAAAAACAAAGAAGCTGATATTGCTACTTTAATAGAAAATCAGAAAATTTACGAAAGTAAAACACAACCCATTATTGCAAATTTCGATGGATTAATGGCAAGAATTAATGCTTTAGGCAAATTACCTTGGTTGCCATCTTTCTTTATATTTTTGTTGTTTTTAGCGATAGAAACATCGCCAATTTTTGCTAAATTAATTTCACCAAAAGGCGAATATGATTTTAAATTAGAAGATAATGAATCTGCTATAAAAACTTGGGTAAAACAACAAGTAGACCAAAGAAACCAATTATTACAAGCAGACATTACTGTTAACAAAAAAGTATATGAAGATATTGCTACAGAGGAAGAAATATATGCTTATAAACAAAAAATGGCTCGCGATTTAATGAAATTGCAAGCCGATTCTTTTTATAAAAAACAACAAAAAATGTTGTAA